Within the Catenulispora sp. GP43 genome, the region GATGAACGGGTCCAGGTACTCGCTGCGGATCCCGGCGAATGCCCGGTGCACGGGGAAGCCCTCACCCTCGAAGCCGGACGGCGCGGTCGCCACGGTATGGACCGGCCGGGGCAGCGCGTCCGGGGCGACAGCGGCGATGCGGGGCAGCGCCAGCGGGTTCTCTACGGTCACAGCAGGCACGGCAGCCTCCAGGGGTCGGATCGGGGCCGAGTCACGGTCACCTGGCTCCAACGGTAGTTGAAACTTCAATATTCCGTCCACACGGGTGCCAGGTGCCGAGTGCTGACAGTGCCTACCCTGCCAGGAACACACCGATCCGCCACTGGGCACGGAGCAGCAGCGCATGTACCCGAAGAAATCAGTCGGCGCGCGCGCCGGGGGCGAAGCCGCGCCTTCTCAGCCGAACAGATGGCGGGTGGCGCCGAACGGATCGCCCTTGGCGTAGGCGAACACCTTCACCGGCGCCACCCGGAACACCAGCGCCTCACCGCCGCCGGCCTGCGGGTTGTGGAACCGGCCCTCGGCGACGCTGTACTGCCAGCGCCCGTCCCACCGTGACGTGTACGCCTCGGCGACCGCCTTCAGGACCGTCTCGTCGCCGACCTGCACCGCCTGGCCCTCGACGACCACGTCCAGTCCGCCGTCCCAGCCGTTGCAGCCGGTGGTGAGCACCACGTGCTCGTTGCCGCCGAGGTTGGCGAACTTCTGCTCGTGCGCGCCGGTGCAGAACCACAGCGCGTCGTCGAACCAGACCGCGACGACCGGCGTCACATGCGGCCGGCCGTCGGCCCGCACGGTGGTGAGCCAGAACAGCTCGGAGCCTTCCACCGCCTGCCGGGTGATGGCCCAGTCGGTGGCCGTGGCCTGCGGGGCACTGAACCGCGAAACGAGGGTGGTGACCGGCTCGGCCATGGGAGCGGCTCCTGTCGAAGGCGTGGGGTCCGAAACGAACCAGAATCCTCGGACATCGTAAGACATCGAATGCCCACCACACCCGCGAAGCGGGCACCACGACACGGCACGGCACCTTCTGGACACTTTCGCCTGCTACGGTGCCGAACCACAGATGGACTTCAGTGAAACCGGAGGGGAATCCATGGTGAACAAGGCCGACGTGGCCGCCGAGGTGGCCGCCCGACTGAACGGCGCCGACGCCGACGCCCGCCAGTACGTCGACGCAGTGTTCGACGTCATCATGAGCCACGTCGCCGCCGGCGACCGCGTGCAGATCCTCGGCTTCGGCACCTTCGACACCGTGGCGCGCGCCGCGAGGATCGGACGCAACCCGCGCACCGGCGCGGCGATCCAGGTACCGGCCGGTGTCGCGCCGCGGTTCCACGCCGGGCAGACGTTCCGGTCCCAGGTGAGCGACGGCACGCCGAGCCCGGTGGCCGAGTCGGCCGAGCCGGCCGCGCAGGATGCGGTGAAGCCGGCGAAGGTGAAGAAGGACAAGGCTGCGGAGAAGAAGGCTGCCAAGGCCGCCGCTGAAAAGCCGGTCGAGGAAGTGGCGCAGAAGCCGGTCAAGGCCGCGAAGAAGAAGATTTCGAAGGCGGCGGCCAAGGAAATGGCGGCCCCGGCGAAGGAGAAGCCTGCCAAGCAGGCCAAGGCTGCGAAGCCGGCCGAGTCGGCCAAGGCATCGAAGGCATCGAAAGCGGCGAAGCCAGCGAAGACAGCCGAGCCGGCCAAGGTAGCCAAGTCAGCGAAGGTTGCGAAGGTTGCGAAGACCGCCAAGGCTGCGAAGAAGTCGGCGAAGACAGCCAAGGCCGGCAAGAAGTAGCACCGAGCCCCTGCCTGATGAGGCGCGCGCCGCACAACCAGGCCGGCAGCGCGGACTCCCCCGGCCGTCAGCCAACCACCTGCCACGCCGGCAGCAGCGACTCCAGATAACTTGCCGCCGCCCCGGCTCCCCCGGCTGCCCGGAACGAATCGGCGACCCGCCGGGCCGCGGCCGCGAAGCGCGCCTCGTCGAGGACCTGATCCAGCGCGGCGCCGACCTGTGCCGCGCCGGCGCGTGCGAACCGGATCCTCACCCCGGCTCCGGCGTTCGCGACCTGCTGTGCGACCACCGGCTGGTCGTCGCGGATCGGCGCCAGGACCAGCGGTACTCCGTGATACAGCGCCTCGCACACGGTGTTCTGTCCGGCGTGGCAGATCGCGGCGGCGGCGCGCGCCAGCACGTCCAGCTGCGGCACGTGCGCTATGGCGAGCACGTTGTCCGGTGGTGTGGTCAGGGCCTCGGCGGGGTCGGCGATGATGCCGAACAGGTGGGGTCGGGCGCCGATCGCTTCGGCGCAGGCGGTGAGGAATGCGCCGCCGGCGTCGGCGTTCGCGGTTCCGACGCCGGCGAAGATCAGGCGGCGGTCGGTGGGCAGGCGGTGCCAGGGGAACGCCGGGTCGGTGGGGCGGGTGGTGATCGACGGGCCGACGTAGCGGAGCCTGTCGTGCAGTGCTTCGACGTCGCCGGACAGTGTGGCGGTGCTGTATGCCAGCACCAGCTGTGGTGAGAAGCGCAGGTCGCCGTAGGTGTTCTGGTACCGCTGGTGGTCGGCGGTGGTGGCCAGTCCGTTGCGGATCTCCAGGTCGAGCAGCAGTTCCCTGACCCAGGCGTCGACTTTCGGCATGGCCGCCAGCGGGTTGGCCAACTCCGCGGCGGTGGTGGCCGAGGTGGCCCAGGTGATGCCGGCCCGCATGGCCACGACGGCGCCGGCGACGGCCTGCTGGTCGACGAGCATGACGTCG harbors:
- a CDS encoding glycosyltransferase; amino-acid sequence: MAGLAAAGAGRPGRFLIVVPPLVGHINPAVGVARALAARGHHVAWAGHPETITGLAGPDATVVACALPGRNGAPVQRPADLRGPAALKFLWETFLIPLAEAMIPGVSAAVEAFEPDVMLVDQQAVAGAVVAMRAGITWATSATTAAELANPLAAMPKVDAWVRELLLDLEIRNGLATTADHQRYQNTYGDLRFSPQLVLAYSTATLSGDVEALHDRLRYVGPSITTRPTDPAFPWHRLPTDRRLIFAGVGTANADAGGAFLTACAEAIGARPHLFGIIADPAEALTTPPDNVLAIAHVPQLDVLARAAAAICHAGQNTVCEALYHGVPLVLAPIRDDQPVVAQQVANAGAGVRIRFARAGAAQVGAALDQVLDEARFAAAARRVADSFRAAGGAGAAASYLESLLPAWQVVG
- a CDS encoding pyridoxamine 5'-phosphate oxidase family protein — translated: MAEPVTTLVSRFSAPQATATDWAITRQAVEGSELFWLTTVRADGRPHVTPVVAVWFDDALWFCTGAHEQKFANLGGNEHVVLTTGCNGWDGGLDVVVEGQAVQVGDETVLKAVAEAYTSRWDGRWQYSVAEGRFHNPQAGGGEALVFRVAPVKVFAYAKGDPFGATRHLFG
- a CDS encoding HU family DNA-binding protein, producing the protein MVNKADVAAEVAARLNGADADARQYVDAVFDVIMSHVAAGDRVQILGFGTFDTVARAARIGRNPRTGAAIQVPAGVAPRFHAGQTFRSQVSDGTPSPVAESAEPAAQDAVKPAKVKKDKAAEKKAAKAAAEKPVEEVAQKPVKAAKKKISKAAAKEMAAPAKEKPAKQAKAAKPAESAKASKASKAAKPAKTAEPAKVAKSAKVAKVAKTAKAAKKSAKTAKAGKK